Proteins encoded together in one Panthera uncia isolate 11264 chromosome A2, Puncia_PCG_1.0, whole genome shotgun sequence window:
- the PCP2 gene encoding Purkinje cell protein 2 homolog isoform X1 gives MLAPAASPLRRHHVKWPRWPGPWGGGRAREGGSGLILSSSAEQHVGRTMAGSPDQEGFFNLLTHVQGDRMEEQRCSLQAGPGPASESQSGPAPEMDSLMDMLASTQGRRMDDQRVTVSTLPGFQPIGPKDGMQKRAGTLSPQPLLTPQDPTALSFRRNSSPQPQTQAP, from the exons ATGCTGGCACCCGCAGCCTCTCCCTTGAGGCGGCACCACGTGAAGTGGCCCCGCTGGCCGGGCCCCTGGGGCGGGGGCCGGGCTCGGGAAGGAGGCTCAGGTCTCATTCTGAGCAGCTCTGCAGAGCAGCACGTCGGCAGGACCATG GCTGGCTCTCCAGACCAGGAGGGCTTCTTCAACCTGCTGACCCACGTGCAGGGCGACCGGATGGAGGAGCAGCGGTGCTCACTGCAGGCGGGGCCGGGCCCGGCCTCCGAGAGCC AGAGTGGCCCCGCACCCGAGATGGACAGTCTCATGGACATGCTGGCCAGTACCCAGGGCCGCCGTATGGATGACCAGCGTGTAACAGTCAGCACCCTGCCTGGCTTCCAGCCCATAGGACCCAAG GACGGAATGCAGAAACGAGCCGGGACGCTCAGCCCCcaacccctcctcacccctcaaGATCCGACTGCTCTCAGCTTCCGTCGGAacagcagcccccagccccagacccAAGCCCCCTGA
- the LOC125928983 gene encoding ATP synthase F(0) complex subunit C2, mitochondrial-like encodes MSACAKFVSAPSLVRSTCQLLSRSLSAVALKPPETLTDESPSSWAAPRPLISLIPSRSFQTSVASRDIDRAAKFIGTRAATVGVAGSGAGIGTVSGSLITGYARKPSLKQQLFSSTILGFALPEATRLFCLMAAFCIFIAM; translated from the coding sequence ATGTCCGCCTGTGCAAAGTTCGTCTCCGCCCCCTCCTTGGTCAGGAGCACCTGTCAGCTGTTGAGCCGATCACTGTCTGCAGTGGCATTAAAACCCCCAGAGACACTGACAGATGAGAGCCCCAGCAGCTGGGCAGCCCCACGTCCCCTAATCTCACTTATTCCTAGCCGCAGTTTCCAAACCAGTGTTGCTTCAAGGGACATCGACAGAGCAGCCAAGTTCATTGGGACTAGGGCTGCCACAGTTGGGGTGGCTGGCTCTGGGGCTGGAATCGGGACTGTGTCTGGGAGCCTCATCACTGGTTATgccaggaagccctctctgaaGCAACAGCTCTTCTCCTCCACCATTCTGGGCTTTGCCCTCCCAGAAGCCACGAGGCTCTTCTGCCTGATGGCGGCCTTTTGTATCTTCATTGCCATGTGA
- the PCP2 gene encoding Purkinje cell protein 2 homolog isoform X2: MDQEEKVDGSSGPCVKAGSPDQEGFFNLLTHVQGDRMEEQRCSLQAGPGPASESQSGPAPEMDSLMDMLASTQGRRMDDQRVTVSTLPGFQPIGPKDGMQKRAGTLSPQPLLTPQDPTALSFRRNSSPQPQTQAP, from the exons ATGGACCAGGAAGAGAAGGTGGACGGGAGCTCGGGCCCCTGCGTCAAG GCTGGCTCTCCAGACCAGGAGGGCTTCTTCAACCTGCTGACCCACGTGCAGGGCGACCGGATGGAGGAGCAGCGGTGCTCACTGCAGGCGGGGCCGGGCCCGGCCTCCGAGAGCC AGAGTGGCCCCGCACCCGAGATGGACAGTCTCATGGACATGCTGGCCAGTACCCAGGGCCGCCGTATGGATGACCAGCGTGTAACAGTCAGCACCCTGCCTGGCTTCCAGCCCATAGGACCCAAG GACGGAATGCAGAAACGAGCCGGGACGCTCAGCCCCcaacccctcctcacccctcaaGATCCGACTGCTCTCAGCTTCCGTCGGAacagcagcccccagccccagacccAAGCCCCCTGA
- the LOC125928982 gene encoding protein PET100 homolog, mitochondrial, whose protein sequence is MGVKLEVFRMTLYLTFPVAMFWIANQAEWFEDYVIQRKRELWPPEKEDQRRELEEFKERIRKQREEKLLRAAQQSS, encoded by the exons ATGGGGGTGAAGCTGGAGGTGTTTCGG ATGACACTCTACCTCACCTTCCCTGTGGCTATGTTCTGGATTGCCAATCAGGCCGAGTGGTTTGAGGATTATGTCATACAGCGCAAG AGGGAGCTGTGGCCACCTGAGAAGGAGGACCAG CGCCGAGAGCTAGAAGAATTCAAAGAGAGGATACGGAAGCAGCGGGAGGAGAAACTCCTTCGTGCCGCCCAGCAGAGCTCCTGA
- the XAB2 gene encoding pre-mRNA-splicing factor SYF1 — MVVMARLSRPERPDLVFEEEDLPYEEEIMRNQFSVKCWLRYIEFKQGAPKPRLNQLYERALKLLPCSYKLWYRYLKARRAQVKHRCVTDPAYEDVNNCHERAFVFMHKMPRLWLDYCQFLMDQGRITHTRRTFDRALRALPITQHSRIWPLYLRFLRSHPLPETAVRGYRRFLKLSPESAEEYIEYLKSSDRLDEAAQRLATVVNDERFVSKAGKSNYQLWHELCDLISQNPDKVQSLNVDAIIRGGLTRFTDQLGKLWCSLADYYIRSGHFEKARDVYEEAIRTVMTVRDFTQVFDSYAQFEESMIAAKMETASELGREEEDDVDLELRLARFEQLIGRRPLLLNSVLLRQNPHHVHEWHKRVALHQGRPREIINTYTEAVQTVDPFKATGKPHTLWVAFAKFYEDNGQLDDARIILEKATKVSFKQVDDLASVWCECGELELRHENYDQALRLLRKATALPARRAEYFDSSEPVQNRVYKSLKVWSMLADLEESLGTFQSTKAVYDRILDLRIATPQIVINYAMFLEEHKYFEESFKAYERGISLFKWPNVSDIWSTYLTKFIARYGGRKLERARDLFEQALDGCPPKYAKTLYLLYAQLEEEWGLARHAMAVYERATRAVEPAQQYDMFNIYIKRAAEIYGVTHTRGIYQKAIEVLSDEHAREMCLRFADMECKLGEIDRARAIYSFCSQICDPRTTGAFWQTWKDFEVRHGNEDTIREMLRIRRSVQATYNTQVNFMASQMLKVSGSATGTVSDLAPGQSGMDDMKLLEQRAEQLAAEAERDQPPRAQSKILFVRSDASREELAELAQQANPEEIELGGDEDEDEMDLEPNEVRLEQQRVPAAVFGSLKED; from the exons ATGGTGGTGATGGCGCGTCTTTCCCGGCCGGAGCGGCCGGACCTTGTTTTC GAGGAAGAGGACCTCCCCTATGAGGAGGAAATCATGCGGAACCAGTTCTCCGTCAAATGCTGGCTCCGCTACATTGAGTTCAAGCAGGGTGCCCCGAAGCCGAGGCTCAATCAGCTGTACGAGCGGGCCCTGAAGCTGCTGCCCTGCAG CTACAAACTCTGGTACCGATACCTGAAGGCGCGCCGGGCACAGGTGAAGCATCGCTGCGTGACCGACCCGGCCTACGAAGATGTCAACAACTGCCACGAGAGGGCCTTTGTGTTCATGCACAAG ATGCCACGGCTGTGGCTAGACTATTGCCAGTTCCTGATGGACCAGGGCCGAATCACACACACCCGCCGCACTTTCGACCGCGCTCTCCGGGCACTGCCCATCACGCAGCACTCTCGCATCTGGCCCCTGTACCTGCGCTTCCTGCGCTCACACCCACTACCTGAGACGGCCGTGCGGGGCTACCGGCGCTTCCTCAAG CTGAGCCCCGAGAGTGCAGAGGAGTACATCGAGTACCTCAAGTCCAGTGACCGGCTGGATGAAGCTGCGCAGCGCCTGGCCACCGTGGTGAACGACGAGCGCTTTGTGTCCAAGGCTGGCAAGTCCAACTACCAG CTGTGGCACGAGCTCTGTGACCTCATCTCCCAGAACCCAGACAAGGTGCAGTCACTCAATGTGGACGCCATCATCCGCGGGGGCCTCACCCGCTTCACCGACCAGCTGGGCAAGCTCTGGTGCTCGCTGGCTGACTACTACATCCGCAGCGGCCACTTCGAGAAG GCTCGAGACGTGTACGAGGAGGCCATCCGGACTGTGATGACCGTGCGCGACTTCACCCAGGTGTTCGACAGCTACGCGCAGTTTGAGGAGAGCATGATCGCAGCCAAGATGGAGACGGCCTCAGAACTGGGGCgggaggaggaag ATGACGTGGACCTGGAGCTGCGCCTGGCCCGCTTCGAGCAGCTCATCGGCCGGCGGCCCCTGCTCCTCAACAGTGTCTTGCTGCGCCAGAACCCACACCACGTGCACGAGTGGCACAAGCGCGTGGCCCTGCACCAGGGCCGCCCCCGGGAG ATCATCAACACGTACACGGAGGCCGTGCAGACGGTGGACCCTTTCAAGGCTACAGGCAAGCCCCACACACTGTGGGTTGCGTTTGCCAAGTTTTACGAGGACAACGGGCAGCTGGACGAC GCCCGCATCATCCTGGAGAAGGCCACCAAGGTGAGCTTCAAGCAGGTGGACGACCTGGCCAGCGTGTGGTGTGAGTGTGGCGAGCTGGAGCTCCGGCACGAGAACTACGACCAGGCTTTGCGGCTGCTGCGG AAGGCCACCGCGCTGCCTGCCCGCCGGGCCGAGTACttcgacagctcggagcccgtgCAGAACCGCGTGTACAAGTCCCTGAAGGTGTGGTCGATGCTCGCCGACCTGGAGGAGAGCCTGGGCACCTTCCAG TCCACCAAGGCCGTCTACGACCGCATCCTGGATCTGCGTATCGCCACGCCCCAGATTGTCATCAACTACGCCATGTTCTTGGAGGAGCACAAGTACTTTGAGGAGAGCTTCAAG GCGTACGAGCGTGGCATCTCGCTGTTCAAGTGGCCCAACGTGTCTGACATCTGGAGCACCTACCTGACCAAATTCATTGCCCGCTACGGGGGCCGCAAGCTGGAGCGGGCGCGGGACCTCTTCGAACAGGCGCTGGACGGCTGCCCTCCCAAATATGCGAAGA CACTGTACCTGCTGTACGCCCAGCTGGAGGAAGAGTGGGGCCTGGCCCGGCACGCCATGGCAGTGTACGAGCGCGCCACCCGGGCCGTGGAGCCCGCCCAGCAGTACGACATGTTCAATATCTACATCAAGCGTGCGGCCGAGATCTACGGGGTCACCCACACCCGCGGCATCTACCAAAAGGCCATCGAG GTGCTGTCGGACGAACACGCCCGGGAGATGTGCCTGCGGTTCGCGGACATGGAGTGCAAGCTCGGCGAGATCGACCGGGCACGGGCCATCTACAGCTTCTGCTCCCAGATCTGTGACCCCCGG ACCACCGGGGCTTTCTGGCAGACGTGGAAGGACTTCGAGGTCCGGCACGGCAACGAGGACACCATCCGGGAGATGCTGCGGATCCGCCGCAGCGTGCAGGCCACGTACAACACTCAGGTCAACTTCATGGCCTCGCAGATGCTCAAGGTGTCGGGCAGCGCCACGGGCACCG TGTCCGACCTCGCCCCCGGGCAGAGCGGCATGGACGACATGAAGCTGCTAGAGCAGCGGGCAGAGCAGCTGGCGGCCGAGGCGGAGCGGGACCAGCCCCCGCGGGCCCAGAGCAAGATCCTGTTTGTGAG gaGTGACGCATCCCGGGAGGAGCTGGCCGAGCTGGCCCAGCAAGCCAACCCGGAGGAGATCGAGCTAGGGGGggacgaggacgaggacgagATGGATCTGGAACCCAACG agGTGCGGTTGGAGCAGCAGAGGGTGCCGGCTGCCGTGTTCGGGAGCCTGAAGGAGGACTGA
- the PCP2 gene encoding Purkinje cell protein 2 homolog isoform X3 has protein sequence MLAPAASPLRRHHVKWPRWPGPWGGGRAREGGSGLILSSSAEQHVGRTMAGSPDQEGFFNLLTHVQGDRMEEQRCSLQAGPGPASESQSGPAPEMDSLMDMLASTQGRRMDDQRVTVSTLPGFQPIGPKG, from the exons ATGCTGGCACCCGCAGCCTCTCCCTTGAGGCGGCACCACGTGAAGTGGCCCCGCTGGCCGGGCCCCTGGGGCGGGGGCCGGGCTCGGGAAGGAGGCTCAGGTCTCATTCTGAGCAGCTCTGCAGAGCAGCACGTCGGCAGGACCATG GCTGGCTCTCCAGACCAGGAGGGCTTCTTCAACCTGCTGACCCACGTGCAGGGCGACCGGATGGAGGAGCAGCGGTGCTCACTGCAGGCGGGGCCGGGCCCGGCCTCCGAGAGCC AGAGTGGCCCCGCACCCGAGATGGACAGTCTCATGGACATGCTGGCCAGTACCCAGGGCCGCCGTATGGATGACCAGCGTGTAACAGTCAGCACCCTGCCTGGCTTCCAGCCCATAGGACCCAAG GGATGA